The following proteins come from a genomic window of Novosphingobium sp. P6W:
- a CDS encoding dicarboxylate/amino acid:cation symporter — protein sequence MGRRLTLYILAGMVLGIAVGYVLHAYIPAGDPHLNEWAGYFRLLPDVFLRLIKMILAPLVFATIVSGIASMGDSATLGRIGGKALCWFITASLCSLGLGLVLVNLFKPGVGVGLDTTENLGDLPTGELTLHHFILEIFPASPLAAMAENNILQILVFSVFVGVGLTAIGERGAPIVRATEALSELMLQITGCVMRFAPFAVFGAIAAVIGTQGVGIIVTYGVLVCEFYLAMGLLWVLLFCAGGLFLGKRVITLFRYIREPVLLSFSTASSEASLPKLFEQLDRFGVPRRISGFILPLGYSFNLDGSMIYMTFASMFIAQAYGIHVPLMTQILMLLTLMVSSKGIAGVPRASLVVIAATLAQFGLPVEGIALLLGVDTFLDMGRSATNVVGNAVATAVITRSEGMLQPSADLDAEMSHLPDNTAMHGRR from the coding sequence ATGGGCAGGCGCCTGACGCTCTACATTTTGGCCGGCATGGTCCTCGGCATCGCGGTCGGTTACGTGCTCCATGCATACATTCCGGCGGGCGACCCGCACCTCAATGAATGGGCTGGCTACTTCCGCCTGCTGCCCGACGTGTTCCTGCGGCTCATCAAGATGATCCTCGCCCCGCTGGTCTTCGCGACCATCGTCAGTGGCATCGCCAGCATGGGCGACAGTGCCACGTTGGGCCGCATCGGCGGCAAGGCGCTGTGTTGGTTCATCACCGCCAGCCTGTGCTCGCTAGGCCTCGGCCTCGTCCTCGTTAACCTGTTCAAGCCGGGCGTCGGCGTAGGCCTGGACACCACCGAGAACCTCGGCGACCTGCCGACCGGCGAGCTGACGCTCCACCACTTCATCCTAGAAATCTTCCCGGCCAGCCCGCTGGCGGCGATGGCCGAGAACAACATCCTGCAGATCCTCGTCTTCTCGGTCTTCGTCGGCGTCGGCCTCACCGCAATCGGGGAGCGCGGCGCGCCGATCGTGCGCGCCACCGAGGCTTTGTCGGAACTGATGCTGCAGATCACCGGCTGCGTGATGCGCTTCGCGCCCTTCGCGGTGTTCGGCGCGATTGCCGCCGTCATCGGTACGCAGGGCGTCGGCATTATCGTGACCTACGGAGTGCTGGTCTGCGAGTTTTATCTTGCGATGGGCTTGCTGTGGGTGCTGCTGTTCTGCGCGGGCGGCCTGTTTCTGGGCAAGCGTGTCATCACGCTGTTCCGCTACATTCGCGAGCCGGTGCTGCTTTCGTTCTCGACCGCCTCCTCGGAAGCGAGCCTGCCCAAGCTGTTCGAGCAGCTCGATCGCTTCGGCGTGCCGCGCCGAATCTCCGGCTTCATCCTGCCGCTGGGCTACAGTTTCAATCTTGACGGCTCGATGATCTACATGACCTTCGCGTCCATGTTCATCGCGCAGGCCTACGGCATCCATGTACCGCTGATGACGCAGATATTGATGCTTCTGACACTGATGGTCAGTTCCAAGGGCATTGCCGGGGTCCCGCGCGCCAGCCTTGTGGTGATTGCAGCAACGCTTGCCCAGTTTGGCCTGCCGGTGGAAGGAATCGCCCTGCTGCTGGGTGTGGACACCTTCCTTGACATGGGCCGCTCGGCCACCAACGTTGTGGGCAACGCCGTCGCCACTGCTGTCATCACTCGCTCTGAAGGGATGCTCCAGCCGTCGGCGGATTTGGACGCTGAAATGTCGCACTTGCCGGACAATACGGCGATGCACGGGCGCCGCTGA
- a CDS encoding CU044_2847 family protein: MSLIATYIAPDGSPVEIEVDSTIVAEGYGEANADGFAARRLGELGSSLKPVLSMVDSLVAGFRQSVGNAPDIQVTVGLKFGIEGNIVVAKGSTEGNVSVVLKYSRVPAA, from the coding sequence ATGTCGCTGATCGCCACTTACATCGCGCCCGATGGCTCGCCAGTCGAGATCGAGGTGGATTCGACGATTGTGGCGGAAGGCTATGGCGAAGCGAATGCCGATGGTTTCGCCGCAAGGCGCTTAGGTGAGCTGGGCTCGTCGCTGAAACCTGTGCTGTCGATGGTCGACTCGCTGGTGGCCGGTTTCCGGCAGTCAGTGGGCAACGCGCCCGACATTCAGGTCACCGTCGGGCTTAAGTTCGGCATCGAAGGAAATATTGTTGTGGCTAAGGGAAGCACCGAGGGCAATGTCTCGGTCGTGCTCAAGTATTCCCGTGTCCCAGCTGCGTGA
- a CDS encoding trypsin-like peptidase domain-containing protein: MSQLRDLTLRVKAHAGDGVVGSAVALDTRHIVSCAHVLEARANPDKPVLGTQTVNPVPGDRIMVSRAAEPGRPRAATLVAMGDPRVPTDDFALLRLDEPLDHEIAFRLSDRLSSGHRFDAFGFPIGYDLPGNIAHGVIGVANSLGMVQLNADLGGFAVKGGYSGGPVWDRIARAVVGIVTGSAKHPTIDPRVGFMLPFALLLDRPEFARVSRAPLAFGQPELSSLLAAIAGDLERDQAIVFLMRKVREFSEDPVSRYWVYHTLGAIGGPRVGNMLRIAIRTEDDDFARSGAEEALATA, encoded by the coding sequence GTGTCCCAGCTGCGTGACCTCACCCTGCGCGTTAAGGCGCATGCGGGGGATGGCGTGGTCGGGTCCGCGGTCGCACTAGACACGCGCCACATCGTGAGTTGCGCCCATGTCCTCGAAGCCAGAGCCAATCCCGACAAGCCGGTTCTCGGGACGCAAACCGTCAACCCAGTTCCCGGCGATCGGATCATGGTCAGCCGCGCGGCCGAGCCTGGCCGTCCCCGCGCCGCCACGCTCGTCGCGATGGGCGATCCGCGCGTGCCGACGGACGACTTTGCGCTGCTGCGGCTGGACGAACCGCTCGACCACGAAATCGCTTTTCGGCTGTCCGATCGGTTGAGTAGCGGCCACCGCTTCGACGCCTTCGGTTTTCCGATCGGCTACGATCTGCCAGGCAACATCGCACACGGAGTGATCGGCGTGGCCAACAGCCTCGGGATGGTACAACTGAACGCCGATCTTGGCGGCTTCGCTGTCAAGGGGGGGTACAGCGGAGGTCCCGTGTGGGACCGGATCGCGAGAGCAGTGGTCGGCATCGTGACAGGTAGCGCGAAGCACCCCACCATCGATCCCAGGGTCGGCTTCATGCTGCCCTTCGCGCTGCTGCTCGATCGGCCCGAATTCGCACGAGTGAGCAGGGCTCCGCTCGCGTTCGGCCAGCCTGAGCTGTCTAGCTTGCTGGCTGCGATCGCTGGCGATCTGGAGCGGGATCAGGCGATAGTGTTCCTGATGCGCAAGGTGCGTGAGTTCAGCGAGGATCCCGTTTCGCGCTACTGGGTCTATCACACCCTGGGAGCGATTGGTGGGCCGCGCGTCGGAAATATGCTGCGTATAGCGATCAGGACCGAGGACGACGATTTTGCTCGAAGTGGTGCGGAGGAGGCGCTGGCGACCGCATAG